The nucleotide window TGCTTCCAGAACTTCATTAGAATCAAAAACATCGTAGACAACCTTAATGCCCGTTTCCTGCTCAAATTTAGCGATGGTATCTTCAGCAATATAGTCAGACCAGTTATAGATATTGAGTACTTTGTCTTCCGCAGCAATTGATGTTAACGGGGCTAACCCAAGAGTCATCCCCAACGCTACCCCACAATAAACCTTCATTTTCTCCATTTGGATCTCCATTCCTTGGTGAGTTTTGGTATTGTTCTCGTCGGCTACTGCTGAACGTCGGCGAGCGTGTTATCTAAAGCCAGTTTTGCAAGTGCAACTAATTCGTCTATTTCTGATTTCGTGATGATCAGTGGTGGTGAACAGATCATTGAGTCTCCTACGGCTCTCAATACCACGCCACTGTTAAAGCAATGGTCGCGACATCGAGTACCCACATCTAACTCTTTATCGAATCGTTGTTTGGTTTGTTTGTCCTTCACAAGCTCAATTGCACCGACCAGACCAACGCTACGCGCTTCACCAACCATTGGGTGCTCAGCGAGCTCTGCCCAGCGTTTGGCAAAATATGGACCGGTCTCTTCTCGTACTTGATTAACAACGCTGAGACGTTGCATCTCTTTAATGTTGGCGATGGCAACCGCACAAGAAGCAGGATGACCTGAGTAAGTAAAACCGTGTGCGAATTCCGTATCTGCATCGGTGAGTACTTTGGCAACATGATCACGAACCATCACACCACCTAGCGGCAGGTAACCTGATGTGATGCCTTTAGCCATACACATAAGATCTGGCTTTATGTTGAAGGTCTGACTTGCGAACCATTCGCCAGTGCGGCCAAAGCCACAAATCACTTCATCAACAATCAATAGAATTTCATATTTGTCACAAATACGTTGGATTTCAGGCCAGTAGCTCGATGGCGGAATAATCACGCCACCAGCACCTTGAATAGGCTCTGCAATAAAAGCAGCGACATTTTCTTCACCAAGCTCCAGAATCTTCTCTTCTAGCTGCCTTGCGCGCTCTAAACCAAATTCGGTTTCATCGACGCCATTTCCTTCACCAAAATAGTAAGGTTGATCGATATGCACGATGTTAGGCAAAGGAAGACCACCTTGCGCATGCATCGCAGACATGCCACCGAGACTTGCCCCCGCCATAGTGCTGCCGTGGTAAGCATTTTTACGGCTGATGATGGTTTGCTTTTGCGGTTTACCAAGGCTACTCCAGTAGTGACGAACCATTCTCACTACCGTGTCATTACACTCAGAACCTGACCCCGTATAGAACACATGGTTCATGCCTTCTGGCGTGACCTCCGCCAGTAAAGTAGAAAGCTCTACCGCTGGTGGGTGTGCGGTTTGGAAAAACAAATTGTAGTACGGCAATTCTTGCATTTGCTTTGTCGCGGCATCAATAAGAGGCTGACAGCTGTAGCCCATATTCACACACCATAAGCCCGCCATACCGTCGAGGATCTTGTTGTCATCCTCGTCATAGATGTAAACCCCTTCCGCGCGCTTAATAATGCGAGAACCTTTGTCATTTAACGCCTTGAAGTTAGTAAAAGGGTGCAAGCAATGTGCACTATCTTGCTCAATCCATTTAGACATAGTTTCATTCCATGGTTGATTAATAACGTGAGCACTACTTTCCCTTTATCCGCAAAGATAAATGGTTCGACGGTAACGTTCGCACTAGGAGAAAGTAGCTTTCACTTGATAATTAAGTTTGACTTATACGTTTAAGAGTAAGAACTCACGCTCCCAAGAGCTGATAACTTGAAAGAACGTTTTGTACTCTTTTCGCTTAATTGCCACGTAAGCAGAAACAAATCGATCACCGAGAATTTCTCTCAGCTCGTCACTGTTTTCCAGCAGCAATAAAGCATCTTCTAATGTATGAGGAAGTGAGTAAGGCTCTGTCGTCATGTCACCTGTACTCTGTGGTGTTGGCGTAAGTTTTTCTTTCATACCCAAGTAGCCACAGGCCAATGACAATGCCATCGCTAAGTAAGGGTTCGCATCCGCACCGGCGTAACGGTTTTCAATCCGGCGGGCATTCTTATCAGAGACCGGAACTCGAAGCCCTACCGTGCGGTTGTCCTCTCCCCAAGCCACGTTGGTAGGCGCTGATTCGCCGAAGACTAGTCGACGGTAGGAGTTAACGTTTGGAGCAAAAAAGGCAATCGCAGCCGGGGTATATTTTTGCATGCCAGCAATATAATTGAGGAACAGTTCGCTGTTAGAACCGTCTTCGTTGGCGAACAGGTTCTTGCCGTTCACATCCACCAAGCTTTGGTGAATGTGCATCGCACTACCTGGTTCATGCTCCATTGGTTTAGCCATAAACGTGGCATAAACATCGTGGCGCAATGCGGCTTCTCGCACCGTGCGCTTAAAAAGAAACACCTGATCTGCCAAATCTAACGGTTCACCGTGATCGAAATTCAGCTCCATCTGAGCGGCACCCGATTCATGAACTAATGTATCAACGTCCAGGCCTTGCGCCTCACAGAAGTCATACATATCTTCAAAAATCGGATCGAATTCATTCACAGCATCGATACTGAAGGATTGTCTGGCCGTTTCTGGTCTGCCATTTCGGCCAATCGGCGGTTCAAGCGGATAGTCCCAGTCCAGATTTTTCTTAACCAAGAAAAACTCTAGCTCTGGTGCCACTATTGGGTTCCAACCCTCTCTTTCGTAGAACGATAAAACGCGACGTAATACCGCTCTTGGGGAAACTTCTACTGGCTCACCATCCACTGTGAAACAGTCATGAATTACCTGACCTGTTGGATCTTTTGTCCATGGAACTAACCTAACCGTATTTGGATCTGGCTCGAGATTCATGTCTTTCTCGGTGAGATCAATCATGCTTTCATCGTCTGGCCAGTCACCGTTTACCGTCTGGAAAAAAATCACTTCGGGAAGATGCATCCCTCCTTCTCGAAGAAATTTTTTGGCGGGCATAATTTTGCCTCTTGCGTTACCAGTAATGTCAGGGATAAGACACTCGACTTCAGTAATACGGTTTTCTTCAATCCATTTCTTGAATGTTTCCATAAATCCTTCTTTGCAATAATTTCGGTCCATGAAATACAGCTTTATGTTTACAGCTTTGCGTCCGCTTAAAAACGACGAACAACAAAATAACACTCGTATGTTTTTCTAATCCCAACTACCGAACCTATCGGGTTGAGTACAAAATCGCCCGTTGCTAACCCACCTCAAAAATCATGGATGTATCAATAAGCCCTATTTAGCATTGTGCCTAACTCGCCCAAAAGTCAACCAATCTGTTAAATATTTTATATCAAGATACAGCATCGGTGAGGTTGAAGTTACAAATGTGTTGCAATTTCCTAAACAATATGTGTATGTTTAATAGGCAAGTAAAGCTGTCTGCGGGGCATTCCTGAGCCCATATAGAACAAGGGATTATTACGTTTAACGCCAAGGAGGCACAGCGGATATGACTAGTCTTGCCAATCAACCGATTAACATTGACCGACTAAAAACCAAACAAGAGCAGCAAGAAATTGCTCATTTTATCGAACAGAATCCAAACATCACGACGATTGATTTGATCCTGTTCGATATGAACGGTGTGGTCAGAGGAAAGCGGATCAACACCACTCAACTGAGCAAAGTGCTGGAACAAGGTATTTGTTTACCCGCATCTGTTTTCGCACTCGATATCTGCGGAGAAACCGTCGAAGAGACCGGGTTAGGGTTTGAAAAAGGTGATGGTGACCGTGTTTGCCGGATTGTGCCAAATTCTTTGCAGGTCGTACCATGGCAAGAAAATAGCGCCCAGGCCATCGTCACTATGTACGAGCCAGAAACTAACCAACCTTTCTTTGCTGACCCTAGACACGTGCTTGAACAACAAGTAAACAAACTGAAAAGCAAAGGCTTTAACCCGTGCGTCGCGGTTGAGTTAGAGTTTTATTTGCAGGACCCTGAACCCGATGATACTGGCTGCCCCCAACCCCCTCTGATGCCAGTTAGCGGCGAGCGAATGACACAAACGCAAGTCTATTCACTCGATGAGCTTGATGAATTTAAAACCTTTTTGGATGAAATCGTAAACGCATGTCAAGCGCAGGGCATTCCGGCAGAAAACATCACCGCCGAATATGCTCCGGGGCAATTTGAAGTAAACCTAAAACATTCCACCGATGTATTACTCGCTTGTGACCATGCCATGTTACTAAAACGTGTCGTTCGTGCGATAGCGAAGAAACATGGATTTCATGCCAACTTCATGGCGAAGCCTTATACAGAACATGCAGGCAGCGGCTGCCACGTTCACATCAGCTTGCAGGACGCAGATGGGATTAACGTGCTTGGGTATAATGACGATTTACTGCTTAATGCCATTGCTGGTGTCTTAGACCACATGGATGAATGCATGGCGATTTTTGCTCCCAATGCCAACTCCTATCGTCGCTTGCAACCGAATATGTTCGTACCAATGCATGCTTCATGGGGTTGGGATAACCGAACGGTTGCCGTGCGTGTGCCAGCCAGCGGCGAAGAAGACAAACGAATCGAGCACCGTTTATCAGGTGCCGATGTTAACCCTTACCTCACTGTATCTGTTTTATTGGCATCCATCCTAGACGGCATTGAAAACAATCTGGTACCGCCAGCGCCCATAGACGGAGACGCAACTCAGCTCGATCTACCGACTCTGCCAAGCTCTTGGGACAGTGCTTTACATGCCTTCTCAGCAAGTGAATTTATGCAATACAGCTTTGGAGAAGAGCTTTGCAAAGTTTACCTCGCCAACAAAAAACACGAGCAGGAAAGGTTTTCGGCTCAAGTTTCACCACTTGAATACCAATGGTACCGATAAGTATTGAATCAAGATTAGAAGAAAAGGATGTCAAGATGAGTACGAAGCATACCCTCTCTTACTATGCTGCATCAAAAAACCAAGATTTGCGCTTTCCTACGTTGAAAGGAAGCCACGTTGCCGATGTATGTGTTGTGGGATCTGGTATAACCGGAGCAACAGCGGCATTGGAACTCGCCAACAAAGGCTATAGCGTCATCGTATTGGAAGCCAATCGTGTTGGTTGGGGGGCATCGGGACGAAGTGGCGGACAGGCAATTTTTGGCTGGGCTTCAGAGCAACATACGCTTGAAAAGCTCGTCGGTGAGTCTGACGCCAAGAAACTTTGGGAACTGTCCATCGAAGCGCTCGCTCTGACCAAAAACAATATCAAAAAGTACAATATTGACTGTGATTGGCGGGATGGCATGGTTCATTTGGGCATGAAATCGCGTCATGATAAAGAGCTTAAAGAATGGTACACCAACCTGACAGAACGCTATCAATATGACTCGCTTGAACTGTGGGACAAAGAACAAGTCAGAGAGAATATTGATAGCGACAAATACACATCCGGCATGCTTGATCGCAATAGCGGTCACTTACACCCATTAAACTACACCCTTGGCTTAACCAATGCCGCCCAAGCCGCCGGAGCTCAGTTCTTTGAAGAAAGTGCGGTGATTAAAATTGAGCACGGTGACCCTGCCACTCTATTTACCAAGCATGGTGAAGTGAAAGCGAACCACGTTATTCTTGCGTGCAATGCTTATATGGAAGGACTGGAAAGCTCGCTAGAAAACAAAGTCATGCCTGTGGGCACCTACATCTGTGCCACAGAACCACTTGAAGAAGACCTAACCAATAAACTGATGAAAAACCGCATCGCAGCGAGTGACATCAATTTTGTACTCGACTACTTCCGCTGCTCCGGTGACAACCGGATGCTATTTGGCGGGCGGGTCAGCTACTCTGGGGTTGCACCATTGAATTTAGAAAAGGCG belongs to Vibrio sp. STUT-A11 and includes:
- a CDS encoding aspartate aminotransferase family protein; protein product: MSKWIEQDSAHCLHPFTNFKALNDKGSRIIKRAEGVYIYDEDDNKILDGMAGLWCVNMGYSCQPLIDAATKQMQELPYYNLFFQTAHPPAVELSTLLAEVTPEGMNHVFYTGSGSECNDTVVRMVRHYWSSLGKPQKQTIISRKNAYHGSTMAGASLGGMSAMHAQGGLPLPNIVHIDQPYYFGEGNGVDETEFGLERARQLEEKILELGEENVAAFIAEPIQGAGGVIIPPSSYWPEIQRICDKYEILLIVDEVICGFGRTGEWFASQTFNIKPDLMCMAKGITSGYLPLGGVMVRDHVAKVLTDADTEFAHGFTYSGHPASCAVAIANIKEMQRLSVVNQVREETGPYFAKRWAELAEHPMVGEARSVGLVGAIELVKDKQTKQRFDKELDVGTRCRDHCFNSGVVLRAVGDSMICSPPLIITKSEIDELVALAKLALDNTLADVQQ
- a CDS encoding glutamine synthetase family protein — translated: METFKKWIEENRITEVECLIPDITGNARGKIMPAKKFLREGGMHLPEVIFFQTVNGDWPDDESMIDLTEKDMNLEPDPNTVRLVPWTKDPTGQVIHDCFTVDGEPVEVSPRAVLRRVLSFYEREGWNPIVAPELEFFLVKKNLDWDYPLEPPIGRNGRPETARQSFSIDAVNEFDPIFEDMYDFCEAQGLDVDTLVHESGAAQMELNFDHGEPLDLADQVFLFKRTVREAALRHDVYATFMAKPMEHEPGSAMHIHQSLVDVNGKNLFANEDGSNSELFLNYIAGMQKYTPAAIAFFAPNVNSYRRLVFGESAPTNVAWGEDNRTVGLRVPVSDKNARRIENRYAGADANPYLAMALSLACGYLGMKEKLTPTPQSTGDMTTEPYSLPHTLEDALLLLENSDELREILGDRFVSAYVAIKRKEYKTFFQVISSWEREFLLLNV
- a CDS encoding glutamine synthetase family protein, which translates into the protein MTSLANQPINIDRLKTKQEQQEIAHFIEQNPNITTIDLILFDMNGVVRGKRINTTQLSKVLEQGICLPASVFALDICGETVEETGLGFEKGDGDRVCRIVPNSLQVVPWQENSAQAIVTMYEPETNQPFFADPRHVLEQQVNKLKSKGFNPCVAVELEFYLQDPEPDDTGCPQPPLMPVSGERMTQTQVYSLDELDEFKTFLDEIVNACQAQGIPAENITAEYAPGQFEVNLKHSTDVLLACDHAMLLKRVVRAIAKKHGFHANFMAKPYTEHAGSGCHVHISLQDADGINVLGYNDDLLLNAIAGVLDHMDECMAIFAPNANSYRRLQPNMFVPMHASWGWDNRTVAVRVPASGEEDKRIEHRLSGADVNPYLTVSVLLASILDGIENNLVPPAPIDGDATQLDLPTLPSSWDSALHAFSASEFMQYSFGEELCKVYLANKKHEQERFSAQVSPLEYQWYR
- a CDS encoding FAD-binding oxidoreductase produces the protein MSTKHTLSYYAASKNQDLRFPTLKGSHVADVCVVGSGITGATAALELANKGYSVIVLEANRVGWGASGRSGGQAIFGWASEQHTLEKLVGESDAKKLWELSIEALALTKNNIKKYNIDCDWRDGMVHLGMKSRHDKELKEWYTNLTERYQYDSLELWDKEQVRENIDSDKYTSGMLDRNSGHLHPLNYTLGLTNAAQAAGAQFFEESAVIKIEHGDPATLFTKHGEVKANHVILACNAYMEGLESSLENKVMPVGTYICATEPLEEDLTNKLMKNRIAASDINFVLDYFRCSGDNRMLFGGRVSYSGVAPLNLEKAMRNRMVSIFPQLTNAKIDYAWGGNVAITMNRAPHFGRLKPNVYFAQGFSGHGIAVTGLAGTLMAECVAATSERFAIFDKVPHMSFPGGRLLRTPALVLAMSYYRVRDLL